One window from the genome of Penaeus monodon isolate SGIC_2016 chromosome 2, NSTDA_Pmon_1, whole genome shotgun sequence encodes:
- the LOC119584183 gene encoding uncharacterized protein LOC119584183, translating into MDESAGENAGAVAVAESTAADSPASVPVEEQLKRLEEKEHRARKRRPGSFWNKPPTYVYADNFGFGVQSYQSMIDYLDAKDHGGRANKDEVHLPMLEERCMRKFDPRKPFRRYKNCEIDEYIDKGENIRAQIRQNDTLGLSNVLRRTHTNWSMTRKFVQLVKNSYVVDYRKLHKKGHEFEDYEDYRSTSPQPVINYRELSPQPQFADYDYRELTPKPRYVDDLSAEFASVLNTLSQSRMEHEKELETRRDRMRMLDSKFEEVVGQMYDKMSRINERADSIIQARPDQRSIEAAIGNEITLRNRARRDEDMRQMMECVNELTEMNSARNQLRMSLRNLDDEMYGLGSRVVDVQEQPHKEVQVDSDGTAGLDMLRSMISARRSRSQSLARSVVQEEDDEELFVKSCRKPKKALIFPKHERITTRPKHPLLKDELLSDVHARVLNKAGEIGSRTSECRRISSRARFVNVFKPRPDTCDYDLIVEPSKVEMNIDYMAKTLAMRGACQRRWGVDDEGDRPVSNINTNAYKDYRELRARKPIEQHPSISNRVRYATMRARNRTTLLGY; encoded by the coding sequence ATGGACGAGAGCGCCGGAGAGAATGCGGGAGCCGTTGCCGTCGCGGAATCGACTGCCGCGGACAGTCCGGCTTCCGTTCCCGTGGAAGAACAGCTGAAGCGGCTCGAGGAGAAGGAGCACAGGGCGAGGAAGAGGCGTCCGGGATCCTTTTGGAATAAACCTCCCACTTACGTTTACGCGGACAATTTCGGGTTCGGAGTGCAAAGTTACCAGTCTATGATAGATTATCTGGACGCGAAGGATCACGGCGGCAGAGCAAACAAGGATGAGGTTCACCTGCCGATGCTAGAGGAGCGGTGCATGAGAAAGTTCGATCCCAGGAAACCATTCAGGAGATACAAGAACTGTGAGATTGATGAGTACATCGACAAAGGCGAGAACATCCGCGCGCAGATCAGACAGAACGACACCCTCGGCCTGAGCAACGTCCTGAGGCGAACCCACACCAACTGGTCTATGACGAGGAAGTTCGTGCAGTTGGTCAAGAATTCGTACGTGGTAGACTACCGCAAACTCCACAAGAAGGGCCACGAGTTCGAGGACTACGAGGACTACCGCTCGACCTCGCCTCAGCCCGTCATTAACTACCGCGAGCTCTCCCCTCAGCCGCAGTTCGCCGATTACGACTACCGCGAGCTCACTCCTAAGCCTCGCTACGTCGACGACCTCTCCGCCGAGTTCGCAAGCGTCCTGAACACACTCTCCCAGAGCAGGATGGAGCACGAGAAGGAGCTCGAAACCCGCCGCGATAGGATGCGCATGCTCGACTCCAAGTTCGAGGAGGTTGTCGGTCAGATGTACGACAAGATGAGCCGCATCAACGAGCGCGCCGACAGCATCATTCAGGCGCGCCCCGACCAGCGCTCGATCGAAGCCGCCATCGGCAACGAGATCACCCTGCGGAACAGGGCGCGCCGCGATGAAGACATGCGGCAGATGATGGAATGCGTCAACGAACTTACTGAAATGAACAGCGCCAGGAACCAACTGCGCATGAGCCTGCGCAACCTTGATGACGAAATGTACGGTTTAGGCTCCCGCGTGGTCGACGTGCAAGAGCAGCCCCACAAGGAGGTGCAAGTCGACAGCGACGGGACCGCCGGACTAGACATGCTGAGGTCAATGATTTCCGCGCGCAGGAGCCGCAGCCAGTCCTTGGCTCGCTCCGTCGTTCAGGAAGAGGACGACGAGGAGCTCTTCGTCAAGAGCTGCAGGAAGCCGAAGAAGGCCCTCATCTTCCCCAAGCACGAGCGCATCACCACTCGCCCCAAGCACCCGCTGCTCAAGGACGAGCTGCTGTCCGACGTCCACGCCCGCGTCCTCAACAAGGCCGGCGAGATCGGCTCCCGCACCAGCGAGTGCCGCAGGATCAGCAGCCGCGCCCGCTTCGTCAACGTGTTCAAGCCGCGCCCCGACACCTGCGACTATGACCTGATCGTCGAGCCGTCCAAGGTCGAGATGAACATCGACTACATGGCCAAGACGCTGGCCATGAGGGGCGCGTGTCAGCGCCGTTGGGGCGTCGACGACGAGGGCGACAGGCCCGTCTCCAACATCAACACCAACGCCTACAAGGACTACCGCGAGTTGAGGGCGAGGAAGCCCATCGAACAGCACCCGTCCATCAGCAACCGCGTCAGGTACGCCACCATGCGCGCCAGGAACAGGACCACGCTCCTCGGCTACTAA